The Zingiber officinale cultivar Zhangliang chromosome 9A, Zo_v1.1, whole genome shotgun sequence genome window below encodes:
- the LOC122021760 gene encoding uncharacterized protein LOC122021760, translating to MDAGAVEAPLVAATDGCEEKDLDSALRCLEGFLSLLGFPDSSFRARLASSWAAFFLLGIVVPSTSILLSHFSRSACDEYKVQQFELCVLLSQVSLAAVSLACISRNLLKYGIRRFLFVDQHHGHVERFQKEYVRKIQEFFHLLLRWILPCFIVMAARETVHFVYTFHESAWISTAILVASMLSWVYLTIILLSACMLFNLVCNLQIIHFEDFGKFLERDVETYLCLEEHMRLRFYLSKISHRFRIFLLLLFLAVTVSQFVTLFQTTGYSGNINFTNAGSLAVSSVVQVVVVVLCLNAASKISHRAQGIASLASRWHAYATCCPSGSQMRTANSSSNIEFVVASSFLKDYSESDLESLENVTIHSNSQLASLTSYHKRQALVIYLQSNPGGITIFGWTVDRTLVNTIFFLELTLVLFVLGKTIVFPSL from the exons ATGGACGCCGGAGCAGTTGAGGCGCCTCTCGTGGCCGCAACGGACGGGTGCGAGGAGAAGGATCTCGACTCCGCGCTCCGCTGTCTCGAGGGCTTCCTCTCCCTGCTCGGCTTCCCCGATTCCTCCTTCCGCGCTCGCCTCGCCTCCTCCTGGGCCGCCTTCTTCCTCCTAGGCATCGTCGTTCCCTCCACCTCCATCCTCCTCTCCCATTTCTCCCGCTCCGCCTGCGACGAATACAAAGTCCAGCAGTTCGAGCTATGCGTCCTCCTATCCCAGGTATCGCTCGCCGCCGTCTCACTTGCTTGCATCTCAAGGAACCTTCTCAAGTACGGGATCCGGCGGTTCCTGTTCGTGGATCAGCACCACGGACATGTAGAGAGGTTCCAGAAGGAGTATGTCCGAAAAATCCAG GAGTTCTTCCATTTGCTACTTCGGTGGATATTGCCATGCTTCATTGTAATGGCTGCTCGTGAAACTGTCCACTTTGTGTACACCTTCCATGAGTCTGCTTGGATTTCCACTGCAATTTTGGTGGCTTCAATGTTGTCATGGGTTTACTTAACAATCATTCTTTTATCAGCTTGTATGTTATTCAATCTTGTCTGTAATTTGCAAATTATTCACTTTGAAGACTTTGGAAAATTTTTAGAAAGAGATGTAGAAACTTATCTGTGTTTGGAGGAACATATGCGCTTACGGTTTTATCTTTCAAAAATCAGTCATAGGTTCCGCATATTCCTCCTTTTGCTTTTCTTGGCTGTCACAGTGAGTCAATTTGTCACCCTTTTTCAGACCACTGGATATAGTGGAAATATTAATTTCACCAATGCTGGAAGCTTAGCC GTCTCTTCAGTTGTTCAAGTAGTTGTTGTTGTTCTCTGTTTGAACGCAGCTTCTAAAATTTCTCATAGGGCTCAGGGCATTGCATCCTTAGCAAGTAGATGGCATGCCTATGCTACATGCTGTCCTTCTGGGTCTCAAATGAGGACTGCAAATAGCTCAAGCAATATTGAGTTTGTTGTGGCAAGTTCCTTTCTAAAAGATTATTCTGAAAGTGATTTGGAGTCGCTAGAAAATGTGACAATACATAGCAATTCTCAGTTAGCTTCTCTTACCTCATATCACAAGCGGCAAGCCCTTG TTATTTATCTTCAGTCCAACCCTGGTGGCATTACAATTTTTGGTTGGACGGTTGACCGAACCTTGGTGAATACTATATTCTTCCTTGAACTAACGCTCGTGCTTTTCGTGCTTGGCAAAACTATAGTCTTTCCTTCCTTGTGA
- the LOC122020490 gene encoding zinc finger AN1 domain-containing stress-associated protein 15-like: MAGESCNLNKDEAEILKPSSPSLTSSSPPPPPPSPSALCLQPIQELSAPNTPPENLGNPVAVDLPHKLKLNDEPPPPFRFINRCSSCHKRVGLTDFRCRCGDLFCVLHRYSDTHDCPFDYKADGREQIAKANPLIRAAKIIKI, encoded by the coding sequence ATGGCAGGGGAAAGCTGCAATCTTAATAAGGATGAAGCTGAAATCCTCAAACCCTCTTCCCCTTCTCTCACTTCCTCCTCGCCGCCGCCACCACCACCCTCCCCGTCTGCTCTTTGCCTTCAGCCGATACAAGAGCTCTCAGCTCCAAATACACCGCCTGAGAATTTGGGAAACCCGGTGGCCGTGGATCTTCCGCACAAGCTGAAACTCAACGACGAGCCTCCGCCACCGTTTCGATTCATCAACCGCTGCTCCAGTTGCCACAAAAGGGTAGGACTTACTGACTTCCGGTGTCGGTGCGGGGATCTCTTCTGTGTCCTCCATCGCTACTCTGACACCCACGATTGCCCTTTCGATTACAAGGCCGATGGTCGAGAGCAGATTGCCAAGGCCAACCCGCTCATAAGAGCTGCTAAGATCATCAAAATTTGA